The nucleotide sequence AAGCAGTTTTCTGCTTCCTCTTGGGCCAGCATCAACAAGAAGAGACCTCGATCCCATAACCAAAAGGTAAGCGTTGCCCATTATAAGATGAAGCCTGAAACACCGAATTCTTCCCGTCATCGTTTACTTCCAGCTTAAAAAACAGGACTGAACGGAAGGGAGTTTACCGGGACCCTGACTTTCCTCTGCAAGGGCACGGCAGATGGCTTCCTCCATCGTCGTCAGTGGAATTGTAATTAATCTTCGGATGGTGTCGTTCTGGCAGATAGCTTCGTTCTTCAAACCTTCCACCAGAGGGAAAACTATACCTGCAGGAACAGGGGTTACAAGCTTGATCCAGTAGGCCGAAAGGCGTGGCGTCAGAACTGGAACAGGAATGAGAATTCTCTTTAGATTCCGAACCTTACAATAGATGCGGATTAGATCGGCATAGGAGAGGATTTGAGGCCCCCCGATGTCTAGCCGAAGCCCCGCTGTAGCGGGATTTTCCAGGCACCCTAACAGATAGGCAATAACATCCTGAACAGCTATGGGTTGAGATCGTGTTCGAATCCACTTAGGGCACACCATTACAGGAAGACGCTCGGCCAGATACCGAACAATTTCAAAAGAAGCTCCTCCGGCCCCTATAATAATAGCCGCTCGAAGAACCGTTGTTTCAACTTTTCCCGATTGAAGAATGTCGGCTACCTCATTTCGACTTGCCAGGTGCTTAGAAAGCTTTTCATTTTTTGCACCCAGTCCGCCAAGGTAGATAATTCTTTTAACCCCTGCGGACTCGGCAGCCCGCAGGAAGTTCAAAGCAGCCTTACGGTCCTTCTCGGCAAAAGTGATGGTTTCTTTGATGGTCCTTCCACCCATGGAATGAACAAGATAGTAGGCGGCATCTATCCCCTCGAGAGCCGGTTTTAATGTCTCTGGCTTGAGAAGATCCCCATAGACAACATCGGGCATCTGCCGCAAAGGGGCGCCCCGAACCACAAGCTTCTCGCCCATACGGACAAGACAGCGGACATAATACCCTTTTTCATCAAGAGCACGAAGAAGACGACCACCGATAAAACCGGTGGGTCCCGTAAGAAGTATTTTTTGATCTCCAGCCATTTCCATCTCCTTTCATTCCTTAAAAACCCCGTGAGTGTTCAAAAATTTTGTCCATGCAGGGTTGTCATGGCAACAGGATCGCAGGTTTTAGGGGTGACGAATGCGTCGTCCCTACAATTCTTATCAAGGAAATTTTCATCCCCATACGCAGTCAAAATCAGGCGTGGTTTCTTAACTTAAGCTCCAGCGGATGGGGATTAAGATAGACCTGATCGGCCAGGTAAGGATCGCCGTATTTTCGCACATAATGCTTTATGAGAGTTACGGGCACAATTAGAGGTAGATAGCCTTTTTTGTATTCATCAATGATCTCAAGTAGTTCTTGTTTTTCATCGGAAGAAAGACTTTTTTTGAAATAGCCCATCATGTGCTGAAGAACATTGGCGTGTTTTCGGACGGTAGCCTTCATCTTAAGGGCCTGCATCAACAAATCTTCGTATTGTTCAAAGACTTCTCCTG is from Thermodesulforhabdaceae bacterium and encodes:
- a CDS encoding NAD(P)H-binding protein, producing the protein MAGDQKILLTGPTGFIGGRLLRALDEKGYYVRCLVRMGEKLVVRGAPLRQMPDVVYGDLLKPETLKPALEGIDAAYYLVHSMGGRTIKETITFAEKDRKAALNFLRAAESAGVKRIIYLGGLGAKNEKLSKHLASRNEVADILQSGKVETTVLRAAIIIGAGGASFEIVRYLAERLPVMVCPKWIRTRSQPIAVQDVIAYLLGCLENPATAGLRLDIGGPQILSYADLIRIYCKVRNLKRILIPVPVLTPRLSAYWIKLVTPVPAGIVFPLVEGLKNEAICQNDTIRRLITIPLTTMEEAICRALAEESQGPGKLPSVQSCFLSWK